The proteins below come from a single Myxocyprinus asiaticus isolate MX2 ecotype Aquarium Trade chromosome 28, UBuf_Myxa_2, whole genome shotgun sequence genomic window:
- the LOC127419125 gene encoding msx2-interacting protein-like isoform X4, whose product MESPLAELLSWILKDKDYFVDFFLTIFINILHFLTPVFCSQSSVSLNCIWNCRSGYRCLKRAADSRERSYDHSAYGHHERCSNSSSFDRQHHYETDYYRDSRDRALSGASGNSSSASGSTGGSSSGASVGGGGSVAGSGGAGGSSSNTSVVGGGGSTPGGTVYYGSRSRSPSRFETTETRYEPRARESFTLASVVHRDLYREKRGRRGERTYHHSRSRSPHSSQSHNPSPQRLASQAARPAYSRSVSGSHSRSSSSDSVSSTSSSGSGSSDSSSSSSDRSPARSVQSTAVPAPSAQPLPSLDKDEPRKSFGIKVQNLPVRSTDTSLKDGLFHEFKKYGKVTSVQIHGSSEERYGLVFFRQQEDQEKALSASKGKLFFGMQIDVTAWHGPETESENEFRPLDERIDEFHPKATRTLFIGNLEKTTTYHDLLNIFQRFGEIVDIDIKKVNGSPQYAFLQYCDIASVCKAIKKMDGEYLGHNRLKLGFGKSMPTTCVWLDGLASNITEQYLTRHFCRYGHVVKVVFDRLKGMALILYNNIEYAQTAVKETKGWKIGGSKIKVDFANQESQIAFYHSMQASGQDIRDFYEIISERRDERRPSYHEFTAERTYYETVRTPGSFTEDPRRKYPARGREFYSEWDPYQGDYYDPRYYDDPREYRDYRDPYEQDIRKYSYLQRERERERERFETDRERDHGRRTIEHNQSPSHPHHPASPAASPSLSERPHSDSEHHVYSRSSERSGSSLSPPCFEKPDKISLERYNRSDKSEKDKSLFEAERGNGEKERHSGCKEKGGKDRTVKQKLRKLKLASPTVPSSETDLEPDRDTSPEVSLTLQGKSNIKPLIKEKDYSGKGKLDLPPCVVQLTRVKEKEGKLIDGILSEKQKTKVGSDTVRSPTTSPSADHKSMPFHIDFKHGKPLKEKGLSSQVEVVDKEGKLKNKKYFKTDLGFDTTSSVEADRLAARKKRFEEVSRKVDNLRSSQEEDEGKLMKIFDDPLPKDFDYAKKFLRKETPKRDQNIVKPERMVTAMLDTVMSVGLSLDLQARLGESTEEAIDPLDDLDQKIGTFGGNSQPSLSLAVSDDGSIEMESSREKEQQYLDNFDLLPSRQEIDSESKERLLSDIDHSQSCRKQMEQNHQLQQQLLECDESDKAEGTPSTDAEDFKRQNVVHEVGQPPQVITGDSPPSKRKKLGAFELDFGSIGELIYQRFRPINDEKDPEKKLVFVTPFAEEERNASQLLLDKEPNSPVAMEKNCLLFDVSKYNIGKSVHQGLSPNAEILKVSVAEEEFCWESNIRQGTLRGEMSFPTSIVKQESIRKHPECELEPGEVQSDSDEDSDSRHLSLKSDYFKREYERLSDIKSSESLEKNKFYEFALDKTITPDTKALLERAKSLSSSREENWSFLGHDTKLKSFWNSTEKEKSEPTPRPIPSWYMKKKKIRSDSEGKLNDKKEAKPEEQERQELFASRFLHSSIFEQDSKRLQHLERKNNYPEVRVGRDSNTCDSQGEQAGDWGSDISQEPRVLFHSRFIELQQQKDKNQQLPISGGANVTDQMEEDKILDEELGLPPNLSDSSQEMLVSHTPTTTSSISLSQDLETSLQHDKPVLPSTLVNTDGLSVMDERSEDISLISPPLISLKEDNKAVPVSVTPPEPIIMGDITIEEPNEKLSESRRTVNLTVEQDFNVKPLTPGGALSNIEPECDPIQTSLLFPKPDQTQEIVELQETNAEPVSPSLHKVASPLEIELPVTEPEIEQTQPPRKQPKSKKAKIAPALTLPPQVANEKPATRKSERIDREKLKRSSPRGDSRNSAKSPVHTTDSEQSHESNANHGRTRQRRNVRSVYAKPHEDEAPQQLGKYIAEPSRSSRKRGSDKDAATQHVIRRGRPPKTRKRGDDVSPVKGDQPKNSEGEDPDNKESTCSGEVSKVLEAWHSPRSQMVQSSPVRTGQIKKTSKFDKSSGSPGPIQSDRAEVDVSAALEHRAESKDQSSVQVAQLSQDTKQHTISKLEKELTHPAEEKSTDDNIEIAPKEKIQTLERNGRIKASRSTGNIKSVSDDKTVNLRNLADLNADVVKDALHSGDEEAICFEESVTKTKVKTESNIPIYHKDEGDHSPNNNEEPLSEMEAPADPVAALLAHQMELERAVENISRLTDERHPVPYKEPRTEPPTLIPPVVVQPADETEVQKPANPASETELAAAIDSITAEDISGDADRFSAPTTYTALLPTSETLVLPVANEVIEPETDLSLKPIIQSGSDNGLVPDSKSSETITIDTSLTESSSAEAAKKAGRARPKTAKKSRGWKVSSNRKLDIFKDTVLEPVSTTVKLPESIPEEIQTANPKAATSAAAAAVVTVAAACKNEATSTVTLDTPKEAEQPAVDQPEPQESAFHSGNNSPSYLRTQQPSVESVASTLTSPTTCLNSPVGSAKTSLTPAEWNTRTEEKGMPPKPKVSVALSTPGMGGPPANPPMPSDTKASDIDPSSSTLRKILMEPKFVSASNSNAVPSMPFTTTLADPSSVETVLPLKCSVAEDGPNPITQVVPQTTPPQPHPLQHCETQQILKEKLAITSTATSVISRIPMPYDFEDTPRISLSNRSSGMPLPKQKYRSGLNENSRYHGLTLSDDGGSVGWPVVESTHCNTGSSTGLRVNTSEGVVVLSYSGQKTQPQRVIAKISQIPPASAVDIEFQQSVSKSQIKQEPPSQSSTPKGSQTPTSYGHTGVVLTGQTFNTQPVISSISQQSTGSEKSEPSYHTGQQGGSVKTFQQAASNPQLLRYGQSITQQQHIKKNGATVSVSMKGDIKPSQNFNVNPVLSPHHPSLSGNHISCPGVAHERVVLVPKQDSHSPRASGHSPSPFPKVGPSSSSVVLGPAGPISQYVSNIHHAEQSVIMPPHSVTQPVPIGHLSQGDVRVNTPSLSAIGYGMHSENLLSPRSGHQQRSTTPQPAVIRDVGLKSHASSSVGSQVGETSSNDMQNLAQGLRRASAPQLHPESMVMQPEYKGLHHRAMRLEQYSRDVQLLVHQHLADHPVVVESRQTRTPEAMQSSHISSASSKAYPVVKNAPQIVRDAPKALEMKMPPSPHSDSRIMGHPPSSVKVSPQGGQLIHAGNANSVSEYYREISGFHSQYPSRSVIGINLANRGITASQVSQDIDHGQRHKVPSVSSIASVGGFGEPKLDSSHIQQPSSMDLSHMSRVQDETGSPSYISPVTITPKLELPLSVQKGPQRPMSSQMLPPSPASSQMRSDIKLDRTGLRSVDMVQLLTKYPIIWQGHLALKNDTAAVQLHFVSGNSVLAHRSLPTPEAGPFLRIAQRMRLEAAQLEGVARRMTVDGEYCLLLALPCGLDQEDVHNQTHALKTGFITYLQAKQAAGIINVPNPGSNQPAYVVQIFPPCEFSESHLSHLAPDLLNSISSISPHLMIVIASV is encoded by the exons GGCGTACTCCCGCAGTGTCTCGGGATCCCACAGTCGCTCCTCCAGCTCTGACTCAGTCAGCAGTACCAGCAGTAGTGGCAGTGGCAG CAGTGATTCCAGCAGCAGCTCCAGTGATCGATCTCCAGCTCGATCTGTTCAGTCAACAGCTGTACCTGCCCCTTCGGCCCAACCCCTGCCTTCACTGGATAAAGATGAACCTCGCAAAAGCTTTGGTATCAAAGTGCAGAACCTTCCTGTGCGCTCTACAG ATACAAGCCTGAAGGATGGCCTTTTCCATGAATTTAAGAAGTATGGCAAAGTGACATCTGTTCAGATCCATGGTTCCTCTGAGGAACGATATGGATTAGTGTTCTTCCGCCAGCAAGAGGACCAGGAAAAAGCTCTTAGTGCATCTAAAGGAAAGCTGTTTTTCGGGATGCAAATTGATGTCACTGCTTGGCATGGCCCAG AAACAGAGAGTGAGAATGAATTTCGGCCTTTGGATGAACGTATAGATGAATTTCACCCCAAAGCTACAAGGACGTTATTCATAGGAAATTTGGAGAAAACCACAACCTATCATGACCTGCTTAACATATTTCAGCGTTTTGGAGAGATTGTT GATATCGATATAAAAAAGGTAAATGGTTCCCCACAATATGCCTTTCTCCAGTATTGTGACATTGCAAGTGTCTGTAAAGCAATTAAGAAAATGGATGGTGAATACCTTGGCCACAACAGGTTAAAG CTTGGTTTTGGGAAGAGTATGCCTACTACATGTGTATGGTTGGATGGCTTGGCTTCCAATATTACAGAACAGTATCTCACAAGACACTTTTGTCGTTATGGACATGTTGTAAAG GTTGTGTTTGACCGACTGAAGGGAATGGCCctcattttatataataatattgagTATGCGCAGACCGCTGTCAAGGAAACAAAGGGTTGGAAGATTGGAGGAAGTAAAATAAAG GTTGACTTTGCCAACCAGGAAAGCCAGATAGCTTTTTATCATTCAATGCAGGCATCTGGACAGGACATAAGAGATTTCTATGAAATAATTTCTGAACGACG AGATGAGCGCCGCCCGTCATATCATGAGTTCACAGCTGAGAGGACGTACTACGAGACTGTGCGTACTCCAGGCTCCTTCACAGAGGATCCACGTCGAAAATATCCTGCCAGAGGTCGAGAGTTTTATTCAGAATGGGATCCATACCAGGGGGATTACTATGACCCGCGATACTATGATGACCCCCGTGAATATAGGGATTATCGAGACCCTTATGAGCAGGATATTCGGAAGTACAGCTACTTGCAAAGAGAACGGGAAAGGGAAAGAGAGCGGTTTGAAACAGATCGTGAACGAGACCATGGTCGACGAACAATTGAACATAATCAAAGTCCTTCCCATCCGCACCACCCCGCTAGCCCTGCTGCCTCCCCGTCCCTTTCTGAACGTCCACACAGTGACTCTGAGCATCATGTTTACAGTCGTTCATCTGAACGAAGTGGCAGCTCACTATCTCCACCATGCTTTGAAAAGCCAGATAAAATTAGTTTGGAGAGGTATAATAGGAGTGATAAATCAGAGAAAGACAAATCACTATTTGAGGCAGAGCGTGGAAATGGAGAAAAAGAAAGGCACTCTGGGTGTAAGGAGAAAGGAGGCAAGGACAGaacagtgaagcaaaagttgaGAAAATTAAAACTTGCATCCCCCACTGTTCCATCATCAGAGACAGACCTTGAACCAGACAGGGACACTAGCCCAGAGGTTAGCTTAACTCTGCAAGGGAAATCCAACATCAAACcattaataaaagaaaaagactACTCTGGAAAAGGAAAACTTGATCTTCCACCTTGTGTTGTGCAGCTGACAAGAGTAAAGGAGAAGGAAGGAAAGTTGATAGACGGTATCCTCAGTGAGAAACAAAAAACGAAGGTTGGGAGTGATACTGTTCGATCTCCAACCACATCCCCCTCAGCTGATCACAAGAGTATGCCTTTccacatagactttaagcatggAAAACCTCTCAAAGAGAAAGGCCTGTCTAGTCAGGTTGAGGTTGTCGATAAAGAGGGcaagttgaaaaacaaaaaatacttcaAAACAGATCTTGGATTTGACACCACCTCTTCTGTGGAAGCAGACAGATTGGCTGCACGGAAGAAGCGTTTTGAGGAAGTATCTAGAAAGGTTGACAATTTAAGGAGTAGTCAGGAGGAAGATGAAggtaaattaatgaaaatatttgatGATCCTTTGCCAAAAGACTTTGATTATGCTAAAAAGTTTCTACGAAAAGAGACACCCAAGCGAGATCAAAATATTGTTAAGCCAGAGAGGATGGTTACTGCTATGCTGGACACAGTTATGTCAGTAGGCCTCAGTCTTGACCTTCAGGCTCGACTTGGAGAATCGACTGAGGAGGCAATAGATCCTTTAGATGATCTTGATCAAAAAATAGGTACTTTTGGTGGAAATAGTCAACCAAGTCTCAGTCTTGCAGTCTCTGATGATGGGAGCATAGAAATGGAATCTTCAAGAGAGAAAGAACAGCAGTACTTAGATAACTTTGATTTACTCCCTTCTAGGCAAGAAATAGATTCAGAAAGTAAGGAAAGGTTGCTCTCAGATATTGATCACTCACAGAgctgcagaaaacaaatggagCAAAATCATCAGCTACAGCAACAACTGCTAGAGTGTGATGAATCTGATAAAGCTGAAGGCACACCCAGCACTGATGCAGAAGATTTTAAACGTCAAAATGTTGTGCATGAGGTAGGACAACCACCCCAAGTTATAACTGGTGATTCACCACCCAGCAAGCGAAAGAAGTTAGGAGCATTTGAACTTGATTTTGGCTCTATCGGAGAGCTCATTTACCAGAGGTTTAGACCGATAAATGATGAAAAAGATCCTGAAAAGAAACTTGTGTTTGTGACACCCTTTGCTGAAGAGGAGAGAAATGCATCACAGTTACTATTGGACAAAGAGCCTAATTCCCCTGTGGCAATGGAGAAAAATTGCTTGCTTTTTGATGTCTCAAAGTACAATATTGGTAAATCAGTGCATCAAGGGCTTTCACCTAATGCAGAAATTTTGAAAGTGTCAGTGGCTGAAGAGGAGTTCTGTTGGGAGAGCAATATTAGGCAGGGTACATTGAGAGGAGAAATGAGCTTCCCCACCAGCATTGTTAAACAGGAAAGTATCCGAAAACATCCTGAATGTGAATTGGAACCTGGAGAAGTTCAGTCAGACTCTGATGAGGATAGTGACAGCAGGCACCTTTCACTAAAGTCAGACTACTTCAAGAGAGAGTATGAGAGGCTTTCAGACATAAAGTCCTCTGAGTCTCTTGAAAAGAACAAGTTCTATGAATTTGCATTAGATAAGACCATAACACCAGACACCAAAGCCTTGCTCGAGCGTGCAAAGTCACTATCTTCATCTAGAGAAGAAAATTGGTCTTTCCTTGGTCATGACACCAAACTTAAGAGCTTTTGGAATAGCACAGAAAAGGAGAAGTCTGAACCCACCCCAAGACCTATTCCTTCTTGgtatatgaaaaaaaagaaaattcgcTCTGATTCTGAAGGGAAGCTTAATGATAAAAAAGAGGCCAAACCTGAGGAACAAGAACGACAAGAACTCTTTGCTTCTCGTTTCCTTCATAGCTCTATCTTTGAGCAGGACTCAAAACGACTTCAACACCTTGAACGCAAAAATAATTATCCTGAGGTTAGAGTTGGTAGAGATAGTAACACATGTGATTCCCAAGGAGAACAAGCTGGAGATTGGGGATCAGACATCTCTCAAGAGCCAAGAGTACTTTTTCATAGCCGCTTCATAGAGCTTCAACAGCAAAAAGATAAGAACCAACAGCTGCCCATTTCAGGAGGAGCCAATGTAACTGATCAGATGGAGGAAGATAAGATATTGGATGAAGAGCTTGGGTTGCCCCCCAATCTATCAGACAGTTCCCAAGAGATGTTAGTTAGTCATACTCCAACTACAACATCATCAATATCTCTCTCTCAAGACTTAGAAACTTCTTTGCAGCATGATAAGCCAGTTTTGCCCTCTACATTAGTGAACACAGATGGTCTATCAGTCATGGATGAAAGGTCAGAAGATATTTCATTAATTTCTCCTCCATTAATTAGCCTGAAGGAGGATAATAAAGCTGTCCCAGTAAGTGTTACACCTCCTGAGCCTATAATAATGGGAGATATAACTATTGAAGAGCCTAATGAAAAGCTGAGTGAGTCCAGAAGAACTGTAAACTTAACTGTGGAACAGGATTTTAATGTCAAACCTCTTACTCCTGGTGGAGCTTTAAGTAATATCGAGCCAGAATGTGATCCTATTCAGACTTCTCTATTGTTTCCAAAACCCGATCAAACTCAAGAGATTGTGGAGCTTCAAGAAACAAATGCAGAACCTGTTAGTCCTTCTCTGCACAAGGTTGCATCGCCACTTGAGATAGAGTTGCCAGTAACAGAACCTGAGATTGAACAGACACAGCCACCACGGAAGCAACCCAAGAGTAAGAAGGCAAAAATCGCACCAGCTCTAACCCTTCCCCCCCAAGTTGCTAATGAGAAACCAGCTACACGGAAGAGTGAACGCATTGACAGAGAAAAGCTGAAAAGATCTTCACCCAGAGGAGACTCCAGAAACTCTGCAAAATCTCCTGTTCATACTACAGATTCAGAGCAGAGCCATGAATCAAATGCAAACCATGGCAGAACAAGGCAGCGACGAAATGTGCGATCTGTCTATGCAAAACCCCATGAGGATGAAGCTCCTCAACAATTAGGAAAATATATTGCAGAACCTTCCCGTTCATCCCGTAAGCGCGGAAGTGATAAGGACGCTGCAACGCAGCATGTTATAAGGAGAGGTCGTCCACCCAAAACTCGTAAAAGAGGTGATGATGTGTCTCCAGTTAAGGGAGATCAGCCCAAAAACTCTGAGGGTGAAGACCCTGACAATAAAGAGTCAACATGCAGTGGTGAAGTCTCTAAAGTGTTAGAGGCTTGGCACTCTCCACGATCTCAAATGGTCCAGTCTTCACCTGTACGAACAggacagataaaaaaaacatcaaaatttgaCAAATCATCAGGTAGTCCAGGACCCATTCAGTCAGACAGAGCAGAGGTAGATGTGTCTGCTGCTTTAGAGCACAGAGCTGAATCCAAAGATCAATCTTCAGTGCAAGTTGCACAATTGTCACAAGACACCAAACAACACACCATATCTAAACTGGAAAAGGAACTTACACATCCTGCTGAGGAAAAATCTACAGATGATAATATAGAAATTGCCCCCAAAGAAAAAATACAGACATTAGAAAGGAATGGTAGAATCAAAGCATCAAGGTCAACAGGAAACATCAAATCAGTGTCTGATGATAAGACTGTCAACTTGAGAAACCTTGCTGATCTTAATGCAGATGTAGTTAAAGATGCCCTTCACTCAGGTGATGAGGAAGCCATATGTTTTGAAGAGTCTGTGACAAAGACAAAAGTAAAAACAGAGTCAAATATCCCAATTTACCACAAAGATGAAGGTGATCATAGCCCTAATAATAATGAAGAGCCTCTATCAGAAATGGAGGCCCCTGCTGATCCTGTGGCTGCCTTGCTTGCACACCAAATGGAACTGGAAAGAGCAGTGGAGAATATTTCCAGACTTACAGATGAGCGTCATCCAGTACCTTACAAAGAACCACGTACTGAACCACCTACCTTAATACCACCTGTTGTAGTACAACCTGCAGATGAAACTGAGGTACAAAAGCCTGCCAATCCAGCAAGTGAAACTGAACTGGCTGCTGCAATTGATTCCATTACTGCTGAGGATATATCAGGTGATGCAGATAGATTCTCTGCTCCAACTACATACACAGCCCTCCTTCCTACATCAGAGACACTAGTTTTGCCTGTAGCAAATGAGGTTATTGAACCTGAGACTGACTTGTCTTTGAAACCTATTATACAGTCTGGATCAGATAATGGTTTGGTTCCagattcaaagtcttctgaaacaATTACCATAGATACTTCACTCACAGAATCTTCATCAGCAGAGGCAGCCAAGAAAGCAGGAAGGGCACGACCAAAAACGGCAAAGAAATCTAGAGGTTGGAAGGTTTCTTCCAACAgaaaattagacatttttaagGATACAGTTCTAGAGCCTGTGTCAACTACAGTCAAGCTTCCAGAGTCCATACCAGAAGAGATTCAAACTGCAAACCCTAAGGCAGCAAcatctgcagcagcagcagctgtaGTCACTGTTGCTGCTGCATGCAAAAATGAAGCTACATCTACAGTGACTCTAGACACACCAAAAGAGGCAGAGCAGCCTGCTGTTGACCAGCCTGAACCTCAGGAATCTGCATTCCACTCTGGGAATAACAGTCCTTCTTATTTAAGGACACAACAACCATCTGTTGAGTCAGTAGCATCTACACTTACCTCACCCACAACCTGCCTGAATTCTCCTGTAGGCTCTGCTAAGACTTCTCTCACACCCGCTGAGTGGAACACCAGGACAGAGGAGAAAGGAATGCCACCTAAACCAAAAGTTAGTGTGGCTTTGTCTACACCAGGAATGGGGGGACCCCCAGCAAATCCTCCCATGCCCTCTGACACAAAAGCCTCTGATATTGACCCTAGCTCCAGTACACTGCGAAAGATTCTCATGGAGCCAAAATTTGTGTCTGCTTCAAACAGCAATGCAGTTCCAAGCATGCCGTTCACAACCACATTAGCAGATCCAAGTTCAGTTGAGACTGTGCTGCCTTTAAAATGCTCTGTAGCTGAAGATGGACCTAACCCTATTACCCAAGTTGTACCCCAAACAACACCACCACAGCCACATCCTCTGCAACATTGTGAGACTCAGCAGATCTTAAAAGAGAAACTGGCTATAACTTCCACTGCTACTTCAGTCATTAGTCGGATACCTATGCCCTATGATTTTGAGGATACTCCTCGCATCTCTTTGAGCAACCGCAGTTCTGGAATGCCCTTACCAAAGCAGAAGTATCGTTCAGGCTTGAATGAAAATAGCAGGTATCATGGACTTACACTGTCTGATGATGGAGGAAGTGTTGGATGGCCTGTTGTTGAAAGCACACATTGTAACACAGGGTCAAGTACTGGTTTGAGAGTCAATACATCAGAAGGTGTGGTTGTATTGAGTTATTCTGGACAAAAGACACAGCCACAGCGGGTTATTGCTAAAATTAGTCAGATCCCACCTGCCAGTGCAGTTGACATCGAGTTTCAGCAGTCTGTATCAAAATCACAGATAAAACAAGAACCACCATCTCAGTCATCTACTCCAAAAGGATCACAGACCCCTACATCTTATGGACACACAGGGGTGGTATTAACTGGCCAGACCTTCAATACTCAGCCTGTTATTTCCTCAATTAGTCAGCAAAGTACTGGATCTGAAAAATCTGAACCCTCCTACCACACTGGTCAACAAGGAGGTTCTGTGAAAACCTTCCAACAGGCTGCAAGTAATCCTCAACTTCTAAGGTATGGTCAGTCAATTACACAGCagcaacatattaaaaaaaatggagCAACTGTGTCTGTTTCAATGAAAGGTGATATAAAACCATCACAGAACTTCAATGTAAACCCAGTTTTAAGTCCACACCACCCCTCTTTATCAGGTAATCACATTTCATGTCCAGGTGTCGCACATGAAAGAGTGGTCTTGGTACCCAAACAAGATTCTCATTCACCAAGGGCATCAGGCCATTCACCTTCACCTTTTCCAAAAGTTGGCCCTTCAAGCAGCTCAGTTGTTTTGGGACCAGCTGGCCCTATATCTCAATATGTGTCAAATATACATCATGCTGAGCAATCAGTGATCATGCCCCCTCATAGTGTTACCCAGCCTGTGCCCATAGGTCATTTGTCCCAAGGAGATGTCAGAGTCAATACTCCATCATTATCTGCAATAGGTTATGGAATGCATTCAGAAAACCTTTTATCACCACGGTCTGGACATCAGCAACGCTCCACTACTCCCCAACCTGCAGTAATCAGAGATGTGGGTCTTAAGTCACATGCAAGTTCATCTGTAGGTTCCCAGGTTGGTGAGACAAGCAGTAATGATATGCAAAATCTTGCACAAGGACTTCGTAGGGCTTCTGCACCACAGTTGCACCCAGAAAGCATGGTAATGCAGCCTGAATACAAAGGTCTGCATCACAGGGCTATGCGACTAGAACAGTACAGCAGAGATGTGCAGCTGCTTGTGCACCAGCATTTGGCTGACCATCCAGTTGTTGTTGAAAGTCGCCAAACTCGAACACCAGAGGCAATGCAGTCTTCACACATTTCATCTGCTTCTTCTAAAGCCTATCCTGTTGTAAAAAATGCACCACAGATTGTTAGGGATGCACCAAAGGCACTAGAGATGAAAATGCCCCCCTCCCCTCACTCAGACAGCAGGATAATGGGACACCCACCCAGCTCTGTGAAGGTATCTCCTCAAGGAGGGCAGTTGATTCATGCTGGAAATGCAAACTCTGTGTCTGAGTACTACAGAGAAATAAGTGGCTTTCATTCCCAATATCCAAGTCGTTCAGTAATTGGGATTAACCTGGCTAACCGTGGAATTACAGCATCTCAG GTCTCTCAAGACATTGACCATGGTCAAAGACATAAGGTTCCTTCTGTCTCCTCCATTGCATCAGTGGGAGGTTTTGGTGAACCAAAACTTGACAGTTCACACATTCAACAGCCAAGCTCCATGGATTTGTCTCACATGTCCCGAGTCCAGGATGAGACTGGCTCCCCTTCTTACATTTCTCCAGTGACTATCACCCCCAAATTGGAGTTGCCTCTCTCTGTACAGAAGGGACCTCAAAGACCTATGTCTAGCCAGATGCTGCCTCCATCCCCGGCCTCCTCTCAAATGCGATCAGACATTAAACTGGATCGCACAGGACTTCGGTCTGTTGATATGGTGCAGCTGTTAACG AAATATCCAATTATTTGGCAAGGTCACCTGGCTCTTAAAAATGACACTGCAGCAGTACAGCTGCACTTTGTGTCTGGTAACAGTGTTTTAGCTCACCGTTCACTGCCAACGCCAGAAGCAGGTCCTTTTCTTCGCATTGCCCAGAGAATGCGCTTAGAGGCAGCACAACTTGAAGGAGTTGCCAGACGGATGACT GTTGATGGGGAGTACTGCCTTCTGTTGGCGTTGCCTTGTGGATTGGACCAAGAAGATGTCCATAACCAGACCCATGCCCTCAAAACTGGCTTTATCACTTACCTGCAAGCAAAACAAGCTGCTGGAATTATTAATGTCCCAAACCCAGGCTCTAATCAG CCAGCTTATGTTGTCCAGATTTTCCCTCCGTGTGAGTTTTCAGAGAGCCACTTGTCTCATCTTGCTCCAGACCTTCTCAATAGTATCTCCAGTATCTCTCCCCATCTTATGATTGTTATAGCTTCTGTATGA